Proteins found in one Salvia splendens isolate huo1 chromosome 10, SspV2, whole genome shotgun sequence genomic segment:
- the LOC121751242 gene encoding cellulose synthase-like protein D4, giving the protein MASLTNQPSKKGGKGGSSGVKFARRTSSGKYVSLSKEEMEMEGGDQSNYTVHIPATPDNQPVAAKAEEQYVSNSLFTGGFNSATRAHLMDKVIDSQVSHPQMAGCKGSSCAMPACDGKVIKDERGEDVIPCECQYKICRDCYMDAQKDSGLCPGCKEPYKTDCDDEIPNYASGALPLPGPDKDPTQMSMMKRNQNGEFDHNKWLSETQGTYGHGNAYWPEDGDENGGMHQGMLESSDRPWRPLSRVIDVPNSIISPYRLLIVLRFIIMCFFLTWRVRHPNEDAVWLWFMSVVCELWFAFSWILDQVPKIHPISRSTDLPLLRDKFEAHSPANPTGRSDLPGMDLFVSTADPEKEPPLVTANTILSILAVEYPVEKLACYVSDDGGALLNFEAMAEACSFADLWVPFCKKHDIEPRNPETYFSLKGDPTKNKRRVDFVKDRRRVKREYDEFKVRVNGLGDSIRRRSEAFNAREEMKMFKHMRESGADTLEPVKVTKATWMADGTHWPGTWAVPSREHAKGDHAGILQVMLKPPSSDPLMGTSEDKILDFSDVDIRLPMFVYMSREKRPGYDHNKKAGAMNALVRASAILSNGPFILNLDCDHYIYNCNAVREGMCFMMDRGGEDICYIQFPQRFEGIDPSDRYANHNTVFFDSNMRALDGLQGPVYVGTGCMFRRFALYGFEPPKLDKLPPNIDKTVELKASDFDPELDVELLPKRFGNSALLAKSIPVAEFQGRPIADHPAVKYGRPPGILRAPRKPLDATTVAEAVSVISCWYEDKTEWGDRVGWIYGSVTEDVVTGYRMHNRGWRSVYCVTKRDAFRGSAPINLTDRLHQVLRWATGSVEIFFSRNNAILASTKLNVLQRLAYINVGVYPFTSMFLIVYCFLPALSLFSGYFIVQNLDITFLVLLLSMSLCLIGLAILEVKWSGVGLEEWWRNEQFWLISGTSAHLAAVVQGLLKVIAGIEISFTLTSKAAGDENEDIYAELYLVKWTSLMIPPIVIGMVNIIAIVVAFSRTIYESVPQWSKFIGGAFFSFWVLAHLYPFAKGLMGRRGKTPTIVIVWSGLIAITLSLLWVAINPSAGESPAATSGGGGFSFP; this is encoded by the exons ATGGCGTCGCTGACGAATCAGCCATCGAAGAAGGGTGGAAAAGGAGGCTCCTCCGGCGTGAAATTCGCGAGGCGAACCTCCAGCGGCAAGTACGTCAGCCTCTCcaaggaggagatggagatggagggCGGCGACCAGAGCAACTACACGGTCCACATTCCGGCAACGCCAGACAACCAGCCGGTGGCCGCGAAGGCAGAGGAGCAGTACGTGTCGAACTCCCTCTTCACGGGGGGTTTCAACAGCGCGACGCGGGCCCACCTCATGGACAAGGTGATCGACTCGCAGGTCTCTCATCCCCAGATGGCCGGCTGTAAGGGGTCGTCATGCGCCATGCCGGCGTGCGACGGCAAGGTGATCAAGGACGAGCGTGGCGAGGACGTCATCCCCTGTGAGTGCCAGTACAAGATCTGCCGCGATTGCTACATGGATGCGCAGAAGGACTCCGGCCTCTGCCCCGGGTGCAAGGAGCCGTATAAGACTGATTGTGACGATGAGATACCGAACTATGCTAGTGGGGCCCTTCCGCTCCCCGGCCCCGACAAGGATCCTACACAAATGTCAATGATGAAGAGGAACCAAAATGGGGAATTCGATCATAACAAATGGTTGTCCGAGACACAGGGGACTTACGGACATGGCAATGCCTATTGGCCTGAGGATGGGGATGAGAATGGAGGGATGCACCAGGGCATGCTCGAGTCGTCAGATAGACCATGGAGGCCTCTCAGCCGAGTCATCGATGTCCCCAATAGTATAATCAGCCCTTACAGGCTCCTCATTGTTCTTCGTTTTATTATTATGTGCTTCTTCTTAACGTGGAGAGTGCGTCATCCGAACGAGGACGCTGTTTGGCTCTGGTTTATGTCTGTCGTCTGCGAACTATGGTTTGCTTTCTCTTGGATTCTTGATCAGGTTCCCAAGATACACCCCATCAGCCGGAGCACGGATTTGCCTCTCTTAAGAGACAAGTTTGAAGCTCATTCCCCTGCGAACCCCACGGGAAGATCCGATCTTCCTGGGATGGACTTGTTTGTATCAACTGCTGATCCTGAGAAGGAACCCCCTCTTGTTACTGCAAACACCATTCTCTCCATTTTAGCTGTGGAGTACCCTGTGGAGAAACTGGCTTGCTATGTTTCTGATGATGGCGGCGCCTTGCTCAACTTCGAAGCAATGGCCGAGGCCTGCAGTTTTGCTGACCTGTGGGTGCCATTCTGTAAGAAACATGACATAGAGCCTCGGAACCCGGAGACTTACTTCAGTCTCAAGGGAGATCCAACCAAGAACAAGCGTAGAGTGGACTTTGTTAAGGATAGAAGGAGAGTgaaaagggagtatgatgagttTAAAGTGAGAGTCAACGGCCTCGGAGATTCCATTAGGAGAAGATCAGAGGCTTTCAATGCTAGAGAAGAAATGAAAATGTTCAAGCACATGAGGGAGAGTGGGGCTGACACATTGGAGCCTGTCAAAGTTACTAAAGCTACATGGATGGCCGATGGCACTCACTGGCCGGGGACTTGGGCAGTTCCATCCCGCGAGCATGCCAAGGGTGACCATGCGGGGATTTTGCAGGTCATGTTGAAGCCTCCTAGCTCCGATCCACTTATGGGAACCTCTGAAGACAAGATTCTCGACTTCAGCGATGTGGACATACGTCTACCTATGTTTGTGTACATGTCTCGTGAGAAACGCCCTGGCTACGACCACAACAAGAAAGCCGGTGCCATGAACGCTCTTGTTCGAGCTTCAGCTATTTTGTCCAATGGGCCATTTATCCTCAACCTTGACTGTGATCACTACATCTACAACTGCAATGCCGTTCGGGAAGGAATGTGCTTCATGATGGACAGGGGTGGCGAGGACATTTGTTACATTCAGTTTCCACAAAGATTTGAAGGCATTGATCCATCAGATCGTTATGCTAACCACAATACTGTCTTCTTTGATAGTAACATGCGAGCTCTTGACGGCTTACAAGGTCCTGTTTATGTCGGGACAGGCTGCATGTTTCGCAGATTTGCTCTTTACGGATTCGAACCCCCTAAACTGGACAAACTTCCTCCCAATATAGACAAAACTGTGGAGCTCAAGGCCAGCGATTTTGACCCCGAACTCGATGTCGAATTACTACCTAAACGGTTTGGGAATTCCGCATTACTAGCGAAGTCCATACCCGTGGCTGAGTTTCAAGGCCGTCCGATTGCTGATCATCCGGCCGTCAAGTACGGACGCCCTCCAGGTATTCTCAGGGCTCCCCGCAAACCTCTTGACGCCACCACTGTTGCTGAAGCTGTGTCTGTCATATCATGTTG GTACGAGGACAAGACTGAATGGGGTGACCGGGTCGGATGGATCTACGGTTCGGTGACTGAAGACGTGGTGACAGGTTACAGAATGCACAACCGCGGGTGGCGCTCCGTCTACTGCGTGACAAAGCGTGATGCCTTCCGCGGCTCCGCACCCATCAATCTCACCGATCGCCTCCATCAGGTCCTGCGGTGGGCCACCGGCTCCGTCGAGATCTTCTTCTCACGAAACAACGCAATCCTAGCCTCGACTAAGCTCAACGTCCTCCAACGCCTCGCCTACATCAACGTCGGCGTCTACCCCTTCACCTCCATGTTCCTGATTGTCTACTGCTTCCTCCCAGCCCTCTCCCTCTTCTCCGGTTATTTCATCGTGCAAAACCTCGACATCACCTTCCTCGTCCTCCTCCTCAGCATGTCCCTCTGCCTCATCGGCCTAGCCATCCTCGAGGTCAAGTGGTCCGGGGTCGGCCTTGAGGAATGGTGGCGGAACGAGCAGTTCTGGCTCATTTCCGGCACCAGCGCGCACTTGGCCGCGGTGGTGCAGGGGCTACTGAAGGTGATCGCGGGGATCGAGATCTCGTTCACGCTCACCTCCAAGGCGGCCGGAGATGAAAATGAGGACATATATGCGGAGCTCTACCTGGTGAAGTGGACGTCCCTGATGATCCCACCAATCGTGATCGGAATGGTGAACATTATTGCGATAGTGGTGGCGTTCTCGAGGACGATATACGAGTCGGTGCCGCAGTGGAGCAAGTTCATCGGCGGCGCGTTCTTCAGCTTTTGGGTGCTGGCGCATTTGTATCCTTTTGCGAAGGGATTGATGGGGAGGAGAGGGAAGACGCCCACCATTGTGATTGTGTGGTCGGGACTTATTGCGATTACTCTATCTTTGTTGTGGGTTGCTATCAACCCCTCCGCCGGTGAGAGCCCGGCCGCCACTTCGGGCGGCGGCGGGTTCTCTTTCCCCTAA